A DNA window from Candidatus Syntrophoarchaeum caldarius contains the following coding sequences:
- a CDS encoding secretion protein, whose amino-acid sequence MKDTQNNIKKVFISLLLIAILASVPAASATPAPDTEWEKTYAAFWSGGGYDEANSIDETRDGGYIIAGSTWSTKEKAKAVYLVKIKKDGEMAWERRLGGSGDDLARSILATKDGGYIVAGSTWSTRTMEDAYVIKTDWNGNKLWERVMGGENIDRASAVDMTSDGGYIIAGSTWSYGTNGLNPYIVRLDRDGVKRWEKLIEGFISEAFDVHETGDGNFIIAGYTRTGVFGYDPEDAYLIKIDGLGKVIWSREYGGSADDRAYSVDMTSDGGYILAGWTESHGAGKKDIYVIKTDADGEKEWEKFYGGAYHDEARSIVQTSDGGYIITGFTSEGDDEISEDLIVLKLNSDGEKEWEKRYGGMREEIGCEVIETSDHSYIVAGYTHSYGEGWNDCYVIKLEPESRPSPAATSTTAIVPAEDKESETPTATEDPLKAEPAGFGATAAITGIGIVLLLEGYRRRLEGR is encoded by the coding sequence GTGAAAGATACACAAAATAATATCAAAAAGGTCTTTATTTCTCTCCTGCTCATCGCGATACTTGCTTCAGTGCCTGCTGCTTCTGCCACTCCTGCACCTGATACCGAATGGGAGAAGACATACGCCGCATTCTGGAGTGGAGGAGGCTATGATGAGGCAAATTCGATAGATGAGACGCGGGATGGTGGGTACATCATTGCAGGTTCAACATGGTCAACAAAGGAGAAGGCAAAGGCGGTGTATCTGGTTAAGATCAAGAAAGATGGTGAGATGGCATGGGAACGTCGGCTTGGTGGGAGCGGGGATGATCTTGCACGATCGATACTCGCGACAAAGGATGGGGGTTATATCGTCGCAGGCTCTACATGGTCGACCAGAACGATGGAGGATGCATATGTCATAAAGACCGACTGGAACGGAAACAAACTCTGGGAGCGTGTGATGGGGGGTGAAAACATTGATCGTGCATCTGCCGTTGATATGACCTCGGATGGCGGGTACATCATCGCAGGTTCAACATGGTCTTATGGTACTAATGGCCTGAATCCGTACATCGTAAGACTCGATCGCGATGGTGTTAAACGCTGGGAGAAGCTGATTGAGGGATTTATCAGCGAAGCGTTTGATGTTCATGAGACCGGGGATGGTAATTTTATCATCGCAGGTTATACCAGGACCGGAGTCTTTGGATACGACCCTGAAGATGCATATCTCATCAAGATTGATGGGTTGGGAAAAGTGATCTGGTCGAGAGAGTACGGTGGAAGCGCCGACGATCGAGCATACTCGGTTGATATGACATCGGATGGTGGGTATATCCTTGCGGGATGGACAGAGTCCCATGGTGCAGGAAAGAAGGACATCTACGTCATAAAGACCGATGCAGATGGAGAAAAAGAGTGGGAGAAGTTCTATGGAGGCGCGTATCATGATGAGGCAAGATCTATCGTGCAAACCTCTGATGGTGGATACATCATAACAGGATTCACTTCTGAAGGAGACGACGAAATATCAGAGGATCTTATCGTCCTGAAGCTAAATTCAGATGGCGAAAAAGAGTGGGAGAAGCGATATGGTGGGATGCGCGAAGAAATCGGATGTGAGGTAATCGAGACCTCGGATCACAGTTATATCGTTGCAGGATACACCCACTCATACGGTGAGGGCTGGAATGACTGCTACGTGATAAAGCTTGAGCCAGAATCGAGACCATCACCAGCAGCCACATCTACCACAGCCATTGTGCCAGCAGAGGATAAGGAAAGCGAAACCCCAACAGCGACCGAGGATCCGCTTAAAGCAGAACCTGCAGGCTTTGGGGCAACTGCTGCAATTACAGGGATTGGCATAGTTTTACTTCTTGAAGGTTATCGCCGACGTCTTGAAGGTCGCTGA
- a CDS encoding PKD domain containing protein, giving the protein MVVILSNYRKNISLLLISIIIIAFFSSIVAPVSGDTRGDPIITVDGIGDDDWNPNLKVMDDVNESGVPDGYDIKALYQYYDGREGWDTLYFRYDVYGIAGDSDDDGNPHTGTYWTDRWGVNEDEIYTIFIDTDLNTSTGWVFPGVVGGFDLRIEYTNNSAFIKYFVSSGTFLASSDNNNGLVGEGIVKDYLKGLLVGNGEGDRVEAAIRTDYPYNNVVEIGVKNATDLFTPPANPRYYRIYGYADYYTFWVGGEDYLENELDIRAPELDFTAQDICCYNISFNGTTDLELANCTWEFGDGDVVNCDPACMNTTHQYAAGGYYKVNFSGYRSNGMYGFTQKQIYVDRGPAVSATANQTHLGVPSWIELNGTGSHADPLGNRTITYTWSFDDWHDNMTGEVVTILVNTTVNATLTVFDGHCYNETTLMIEYDPVPPDLDFTTEAICCHNQSFTATTNATLRNCTWEFGDGDSTHCDPACMNITHQYSEGGYYLVNFTGCRLDNDECATVQHTIYVDRGPAVSATANQTHLGVPSWVELSGTGSHADPLGNRTITYTWSFDDWHDNMTGEVVTIWVNQTVNATLTVFDGHCYNETTLMIEYDPVPPDLDFTTTAICCFNQSFTXXXXXXXXXXXXXXXXXXXXXXXXXXXXXXXXXXXXXXXXXXXXXXXXXXXXXXXXXXXXXXXXXXXXXXXXXXXXXXXXXXXXXXXXXXXXXXXXXXXXXXXXXXXXXXXXXXXXXXXXXXXXXXXXXXXXXXXXXXXXXXXXXXXXXXXXXXXXXXXXXXXXXXXXXXXXXXXXXXXXXXXXXXXXXXXXXXXXXXXXXXXXXXXXXXXXXXXXXXXXXXXXXXXXXXXXXXXXXXXXXXXXXXXXXXXXXXXXXXXXXXXXXXXXXXXXXXXXXXXXXXXXXXXXXXXXXXXXATLTVFDGHCYNETTLMIEYDPVPPDLDFTTTAICCFNQSFTATTNATLKNCTWEFGDGDSTHCDPACMNITHQYSEGGYYLVNFTGCRLDNDECATVQHTIYVDRGPAVSATANVTHLGVPSWIELNGTGSHADPLGNRTITYTWSFDDWHDNMTGEVVTIWVNQTVNATLTVFDGHCTNSTDNETKVTIYYERAPLLLNFTTTAICCHNQSFTATTNATLKNCTWEFGDGDSTYCDPACMNTTHQYSEGGYYLVSISGYRLDNDEYGSAQKQIYVDRGPTAKAKANLSYITAPTAVEFNGSLSHADPYGNRSISRYEWEFDDGVNLSGKVVVREINQTTTAKLTVYDNSSDGIEHCKSTSQVTVELISHQVPAISYPGIVLLIGLLALAAVFSLQRPSRRRR; this is encoded by the coding sequence GTGGTGGTAATTTTGAGTAATTATAGGAAAAATATATCGCTGTTATTGATCAGTATCATTATTATCGCTTTTTTTAGCAGTATAGTAGCGCCAGTCTCTGGTGATACAAGAGGAGATCCTATCATCACGGTGGATGGAATTGGAGATGACGACTGGAACCCAAATCTAAAAGTGATGGATGACGTGAATGAGAGTGGCGTTCCAGATGGTTATGATATCAAGGCATTATACCAGTATTATGATGGCAGGGAAGGCTGGGATACGCTCTACTTCAGGTATGATGTCTACGGGATTGCAGGCGATTCTGACGATGATGGCAACCCGCATACAGGAACATACTGGACCGATCGCTGGGGGGTAAACGAGGATGAAATATACACCATCTTCATCGACACCGATCTGAATACAAGCACTGGCTGGGTCTTTCCAGGAGTTGTGGGGGGGTTTGATCTGCGCATTGAATATACCAATAACAGTGCATTTATTAAGTATTTTGTCAGTTCAGGTACATTTTTAGCATCATCAGACAATAACAATGGCCTGGTCGGAGAAGGGATCGTTAAAGATTACCTGAAGGGTCTACTCGTAGGAAATGGAGAAGGTGATCGAGTAGAGGCAGCAATCAGAACTGATTATCCATACAACAATGTTGTTGAGATCGGTGTGAAGAATGCTACAGATCTCTTCACTCCACCTGCAAATCCGCGGTACTATCGCATCTATGGATACGCAGATTACTACACCTTTTGGGTAGGAGGGGAAGATTACCTTGAGAACGAACTCGACATTCGCGCCCCTGAACTCGACTTCACCGCTCAGGATATCTGCTGTTACAATATCTCATTCAACGGTACAACAGATCTTGAGCTTGCAAATTGCACATGGGAGTTTGGGGATGGAGACGTGGTGAATTGTGATCCAGCATGTATGAACACAACGCATCAGTATGCAGCAGGTGGATACTACAAAGTTAACTTCTCAGGATACAGGAGCAATGGAATGTATGGTTTCACCCAGAAGCAGATCTACGTCGACCGTGGTCCAGCCGTTTCTGCAACAGCAAATCAAACACATCTTGGTGTCCCATCCTGGATCGAACTTAACGGCACTGGCTCACATGCCGATCCTCTCGGAAATCGAACCATCACCTATACCTGGTCATTTGATGACTGGCATGATAACATGACCGGTGAGGTCGTGACGATCCTTGTCAATACAACTGTCAACGCAACCTTAACCGTATTTGATGGGCACTGCTACAACGAAACAACCCTGATGATCGAGTACGATCCTGTACCACCAGACCTCGATTTCACAACAGAGGCTATCTGCTGTCATAACCAGTCATTCACTGCAACAACAAACGCAACCCTCAGGAACTGCACATGGGAGTTTGGAGATGGAGATAGCACACACTGTGATCCAGCATGTATGAACATCACGCATCAGTACAGCGAGGGAGGCTATTACCTCGTCAACTTTACAGGATGCAGACTCGATAACGATGAGTGTGCAACAGTTCAGCATACGATCTACGTCGACCGTGGTCCAGCCGTCTCTGCAACAGCAAATCAAACACATCTTGGTGTCCCATCCTGGGTCGAACTTAGCGGCACAGGCTCACATGCTGATCCTCTCGGAAATCGAACCATCACCTATACATGGTCATTTGATGACTGGCATGATAACATGACCGGTGAGGTCGTGACGATATGGGTAAATCAGACGGTAAATGCAACCTTGACAGTATTTGATGGGCACTGCTACAACGAAACAACCCTGATGATCGAGTACGATCCTGTACCACCAGACCTCGATTTCACAACCACAGCAATCTGCTGTTTCAACCAGTCATTCACNNNNNNNNNNNNNNNNNNNNNNNNNNNNNNNNNNNNNNNNNNNNNNNNNNNNNNNNNNNNNNNNNNNNNNNNNNNNNNNNNNNNNNNNNNNNNNNNNNNNNNNNNNNNNNNNNNNNNNNNNNNNNNNNNNNNNNNNNNNNNNNNNNNNNNNNNNNNNNNNNNNNNNNNNNNNNNNNNNNNNNNNNNNNNNNNNNNNNNNNNNNNNNNNNNNNNNNNNNNNNNNNNNNNNNNNNNNNNNNNNNNNNNNNNNNNNNNNNNNNNNNNNNNNNNNNNNNNNNNNNNNNNNNNNNNNNNNNNNNNNNNNNNNNNNNNNNNNNNNNNNNNNNNNNNNNNNNNNNNNNNNNNNNNNNNNNNNNNNNNNNNNNNNNNNNNNNNNNNNNNNNNNNNNNNNNNNNNNNNNNNNNNNNNNNNNNNNNNNNNNNNNNNNNNNNNNNNNNNNNNNNNNNNNNNNNNNNNNNNNNNNNNNNNNNNNNNNNNNNNNNNNNNNNNNNNNNNNNNNNNNNNNNNNNNNNNNNNNNNNNNNNNNNNNNNNNNNNNNNNNNNNNNNNNNNNNNNNNNNNNNNNNNNNNNNNNNNNNNNNNNNNNNNNNNNNNNNNNNNNNNNNNNNNNNNNNNNNNNNNNNNNNNNNNNNNNNNNNNNNNNNNNNNNNNNNNNNNNNNNNNNNNNNNNNNNNNNNNNNNNNNNNNNNNNNNNNNNNNNNNNNNNNNNNNNNNNNNNNNNNNNNNNNNNNNNNNNNNNNNNNNNNNNNNNNNNNNNNNNNNNNNNNNNNNNNNNNNNNNNNNNNNNNNNNNNNNNNNNNNNNNNNNNNNNNNNNNNNNNNNNNNNNNNNNNNNNNNNNNNNNNNNNNNNNNNNNNNNNNNNNNNNNNNNNNNNNNNNNNNNNNNNNNATGCAACCTTGACAGTATTTGATGGGCACTGCTACAACGAAACAACCCTGATGATCGAGTACGATCCTGTACCACCAGACCTCGATTTCACAACCACAGCAATCTGCTGTTTCAACCAGTCATTCACTGCAACAACAAACGCAACCCTGAAGAACTGCACATGGGAGTTTGGGGATGGAGATAGCACACACTGTGATCCAGCATGTATGAACATCACGCATCAGTACAGCGAGGGAGGCTATTACCTCGTCAACTTTACAGGATGCAGACTCGATAACGATGAGTGTGCAACAGTTCAGCATACGATCTACGTCGACCGTGGTCCAGCCGTCTCTGCAACAGCAAACGTTACCCATCTTGGTGTCCCATCCTGGATCGAACTTAACGGCACTGGCTCACATGCCGATCCTCTCGGAAATCGAACCATCACCTATACCTGGTCATTTGATGACTGGCATGATAACATGACCGGTGAGGTCGTGACGATATGGGTAAATCAGACGGTGAATGCAACCTTAACCGTATTTGATGGGCACTGCACAAACAGTACTGACAACGAGACGAAGGTGACAATCTATTATGAAAGGGCGCCGCTTCTTCTAAACTTCACAACCACCGCGATCTGCTGTCATAACCAGTCCTTCACTGCAACAACAAACGCAACCCTCAAGAACTGCACATGGGAGTTTGGAGATGGAGATAGCACATACTGTGATCCAGCATGTATGAACACAACGCATCAGTACAGCGAGGGAGGCTATTACCTCGTTAGCATCTCGGGATACAGGCTGGATAACGATGAGTATGGCTCCGCTCAGAAGCAGATCTATGTTGATAGAGGTCCTACAGCGAAGGCAAAGGCAAATTTAAGCTATATCACAGCGCCTACCGCAGTTGAGTTCAATGGAAGCCTATCTCACGCTGATCCATACGGAAACAGAAGCATCTCCCGATATGAGTGGGAGTTTGATGATGGTGTAAATCTATCAGGCAAGGTTGTCGTAAGAGAGATTAACCAGACCACAACCGCAAAACTTACAGTCTATGATAACAGCTCAGACGGGATCGAGCATTGCAAGAGTACATCACAGGTCACTGTAGAGCTGATATCTCACCAGGTCCCCGCTATCTCATATCCTGGTATCGTGCTCCTGATCGGACTTCTGGCACTTGCGGCTGTATTCAGTCTTCAGCGACCTTCAAGACGTCGGCGATAA
- a CDS encoding thioesterase superfamily protein, translated as MVEGFNFSIHIKPRYGDVDYLGHVNNVIYLRYFEEGRFEYCKALNFLTPGDSPVSFIILDNYCKYEKAITFHDRVDLYVRIAKHGNKSFRFEYLMLLAGTDKVVATGYSTAVAYDYEKKRSVPIPEDAKQRMLEFESGGNPRKG; from the coding sequence ATGGTTGAAGGTTTCAACTTTTCCATACATATCAAGCCAAGATATGGGGATGTTGACTATCTGGGTCATGTGAACAATGTGATCTACCTCAGATATTTTGAAGAAGGGCGATTTGAATACTGCAAGGCACTTAACTTCCTGACTCCAGGTGATTCCCCGGTAAGTTTCATAATTCTGGATAATTACTGCAAGTATGAAAAGGCGATCACCTTCCATGATCGAGTTGATCTTTATGTGAGGATAGCTAAACATGGTAATAAGAGCTTCAGGTTTGAATATCTGATGCTTCTTGCAGGCACTGATAAAGTTGTTGCAACAGGGTACTCAACCGCGGTCGCCTATGACTACGAGAAGAAAAGAAGTGTACCGATACCAGAGGATGCAAAACAGCGGATGCTGGAGTTTGAGTCGGGTGGCAATCCGCGGAAGGGGTAG
- a CDS encoding replication restart DNA helicase PriA, with protein sequence MHGVSRDEGEKMAYTDEIFSAAEKVNFLDRLTDELQSTRFMSVKFLSMSISNHKLNVESLAAHDPLFFEDLCRTISEIANDANELDLIKKEASIVLENLKPYLQEHEPLYNVHNLSGEVKDTENAGLKKVCKACNAFCDVSWSYCPMCGAKLD encoded by the coding sequence GTGCATGGAGTAAGTAGAGATGAAGGGGAGAAAATGGCATACACTGATGAAATCTTCAGTGCAGCGGAGAAAGTTAATTTTCTTGATAGGCTGACCGATGAACTGCAATCAACGCGGTTCATGTCAGTGAAGTTTCTCTCGATGAGCATCTCGAATCATAAGCTGAATGTTGAATCTCTGGCAGCACATGATCCACTCTTCTTCGAAGATCTCTGCAGAACGATCAGTGAGATTGCCAATGATGCAAACGAGCTGGACCTAATAAAAAAGGAGGCGAGCATTGTCCTTGAAAATCTCAAACCATACCTCCAGGAACATGAACCTCTTTATAATGTACATAACCTGAGCGGTGAGGTAAAAGATACCGAGAATGCCGGGCTTAAGAAGGTCTGTAAAGCGTGCAATGCGTTCTGTGATGTATCCTGGTCATACTGTCCTATGTGTGGTGCAAAACTCGATTGA
- a CDS encoding Peptidase S26B, eukaryotic signal peptidase has product MYTDNRDWWYRGGEELRIIYVLSWVVTIFAIFSVVSHAVGLPWGLDAIHGSSMEPLITEEDIVVVVPYISTIMGEPERGDIIVFRSDRTRYMVMHRVYDILDENNGYITKGDNIERPDQEMGMEVIESKAIYGFVPQIFGHPLMIPKIGILTHAFIEFNPVFRYYLSGFILVFLVISLVIDSKRIFMGKN; this is encoded by the coding sequence ATGTACACAGATAACAGAGACTGGTGGTATAGAGGTGGTGAGGAATTGAGGATAATCTATGTACTCTCATGGGTTGTTACAATATTTGCAATCTTTTCAGTGGTTTCACACGCGGTTGGATTGCCCTGGGGGCTTGATGCAATACACGGAAGCTCGATGGAACCTCTGATAACCGAAGAAGATATCGTGGTGGTCGTACCTTACATCTCCACGATCATGGGTGAACCCGAGAGGGGAGATATCATCGTTTTCAGGAGTGATAGGACCAGATATATGGTTATGCACCGTGTATATGATATTTTAGATGAAAATAATGGATATATCACGAAGGGAGATAACATAGAGAGACCCGATCAGGAAATGGGGATGGAAGTCATAGAATCAAAAGCAATATACGGGTTTGTACCACAGATATTTGGTCATCCACTGATGATCCCGAAGATTGGTATCCTGACTCATGCATTCATCGAGTTTAATCCTGTTTTCAGATATTATCTGAGTGGTTTCATACTTGTATTTCTTGTAATCTCGCTTGTAATCGATTCAAAGCGTATATTCATGGGTAAAAACTGA
- a CDS encoding multidrug ABC transporter permease: protein MKLINLQAIYTLWLREMLRFFRMKSRVIGSLGMPFFFLAFLSMGFDDTAFLNGDLDYTSFLTPGIIGMLLLFSSTFTGISVLWDKEFGFLKEIMVTPVSRISILIGRIAGGATTAIMEALIILVLSVPLGFNLRGIYGDASTSGIVIGVVMAFVFMVLIATTFIALGIAFASCMEDMSGYSIIMNFVIFPLFFLSGALFPIDNFPSWVRILALLDPLTYGVDGLRGCLTGAFDLPLLIDLFALVLSSLIMLVLGSYLFKYTEVD from the coding sequence ATGAAGTTGATAAACCTGCAGGCGATCTATACCCTCTGGCTCAGGGAGATGCTGAGATTTTTCAGGATGAAAAGTCGCGTTATTGGATCACTGGGGATGCCATTCTTCTTTCTTGCGTTTTTAAGCATGGGTTTTGATGATACAGCTTTCCTGAATGGCGATCTCGATTATACGAGTTTTTTAACACCTGGAATTATCGGTATGCTCCTCCTCTTCTCATCGACCTTTACCGGTATATCAGTCCTCTGGGATAAAGAGTTTGGCTTTCTCAAGGAGATCATGGTGACGCCTGTCAGTCGAATCTCAATCCTGATCGGACGAATTGCAGGTGGTGCGACAACTGCCATCATGGAAGCACTGATCATCCTCGTGCTCTCAGTCCCGCTTGGTTTCAACCTGCGCGGCATCTATGGTGACGCAAGCACCAGCGGAATAGTTATCGGCGTGGTCATGGCATTTGTCTTTATGGTTCTCATCGCAACGACATTCATTGCACTGGGTATCGCATTTGCATCATGCATGGAAGATATGTCGGGTTACTCGATCATCATGAACTTCGTTATCTTCCCTCTCTTCTTCCTCTCAGGTGCGTTATTTCCTATAGATAACTTCCCTTCATGGGTAAGAATACTTGCACTTCTCGATCCACTAACATATGGCGTGGATGGGCTTCGAGGATGTTTAACAGGGGCATTTGATCTCCCATTACTTATCGATCTCTTTGCACTCGTTTTAAGTTCACTCATCATGCTTGTGCTCGGCTCATACCTGTTCAAATACACCGAAGTGGATTGA
- a CDS encoding ABC transporter ATP-binding protein — MVEPAIVTTDLLKVFDGITAVDHVNLEIQRGELFGLLGPNGAGKTTLVKILTTLLKPTSGTAKVWGYDILKDQDMLRAHIGVVFQDPSVDNRLTGRENLDFHARMYGLDRATRDRRIREVLELVELEDKADILVGKYSGGMQRRLEIARGLMHHPNVLFLDEPTLGLDAQTRRHIWDYVKKMNECEHVTIVLTTHYMEEADFLCNRVAIIDHGKIIITDTPENLKAQVRSEKNKNPSLEDVFLHFTGKEIRDESGNEQQHARRIMRQWRMKRR, encoded by the coding sequence ATGGTGGAGCCTGCGATCGTGACCACTGATCTTCTCAAAGTGTTTGATGGAATAACAGCGGTTGATCATGTGAACCTTGAGATCCAGAGAGGAGAGTTGTTCGGTCTTTTAGGTCCAAATGGGGCAGGTAAGACAACACTGGTTAAGATACTTACCACACTTCTCAAACCAACCTCTGGAACCGCAAAGGTCTGGGGTTACGACATCCTCAAGGATCAGGATATGCTGAGGGCACACATAGGCGTTGTATTCCAGGATCCAAGTGTAGATAACAGGCTCACAGGCAGGGAGAACCTCGATTTCCATGCACGGATGTATGGGCTTGATCGTGCCACACGAGATCGACGGATCAGAGAGGTGCTGGAACTCGTGGAGCTGGAGGATAAAGCCGATATTCTTGTTGGGAAATACTCAGGTGGAATGCAGCGGCGGCTCGAGATTGCAAGGGGACTGATGCATCACCCAAATGTTCTCTTTCTCGATGAGCCAACGCTCGGGCTTGACGCACAGACGCGCAGACATATCTGGGACTATGTAAAAAAGATGAATGAATGTGAGCATGTTACAATCGTTCTGACAACACACTACATGGAAGAGGCAGACTTTCTCTGTAACAGGGTGGCGATCATCGATCACGGAAAGATTATCATCACCGATACGCCTGAAAATCTGAAAGCCCAGGTAAGATCTGAGAAGAACAAAAACCCATCACTGGAGGATGTCTTTCTTCATTTTACAGGTAAGGAGATACGCGATGAGAGTGGGAACGAGCAGCAACATGCAAGACGCATCATGCGGCAGTGGCGGATGAAGAGGCGATAA
- a CDS encoding asparagine synthetase — protein sequence MTGIVGVFNHDFAPKLVSEGLKIIASRVDSPEIYGEDRSALGDVYFREDSVIAEDRSRAGYAMVRWQGEKVTIERDIIGVKPLFYSLSDGFAVSSERKVLLKLGFNDTFELNPREIISYDIMEGEATRTHKEFFPQGAEHQKERDAIKSDLKALILRSIKSNIPDEHFGLLLSGGVDSTLLAVCLKQIAGAERFTCYCAGISGAKDVEFAREAARKHGLNLSVIEVDTDDVESYLPEIIELVEDSSAMKAGVGLPILIAARRAKKDGITKIFVGNGADELFGGYGRHIESKDLNRDCFSDMLSYYERNGYRDDVIAANEGVEFLMPFLDPELIEYALKIPPELKIRGNLHKVILREVAVEIGLDEAFAFRKKTAAQYGSGFDRTIAKLARKNGYRSKSQYLRQFLGRENLRLGVLYSSGKDSTYAMYLMQMQNYSVECLITLRSKNPSSYMFHTPAIDLVPDQAKLLGIPLIIAETDGEEGSELQDLEKALLQGREEYKIEGIVTGALYSNYQRDRIEMIADRLGLKVFSPLWHIDQEHEMREILRAGFKFIFTAVAAEGLDDSWIGRQIDDTDIDRLVELNERYGINIAGEGGEFESLVIAGPNFKGELVIQDFEIIDEGMGAWRMTVRPGAGRN from the coding sequence ATGACAGGCATTGTTGGAGTCTTTAATCATGATTTTGCCCCCAAACTTGTATCAGAAGGCCTGAAGATTATTGCAAGCAGGGTCGATTCGCCAGAGATCTATGGTGAGGATAGATCAGCGCTCGGGGATGTGTACTTCAGAGAAGATTCTGTAATCGCGGAAGATCGATCCAGAGCGGGATATGCTATGGTTAGGTGGCAGGGAGAAAAGGTAACGATAGAACGAGATATAATTGGAGTTAAACCACTTTTTTACAGCTTGTCAGATGGTTTTGCGGTTTCATCCGAGCGAAAAGTGCTTCTAAAACTTGGATTTAACGATACGTTTGAGCTGAACCCACGAGAAATCATATCCTACGATATTATGGAAGGTGAGGCTACACGAACTCACAAAGAGTTTTTTCCACAAGGAGCGGAGCATCAAAAGGAGAGAGATGCGATAAAAAGCGATCTTAAAGCACTTATACTTAGATCTATCAAATCAAATATTCCAGATGAGCATTTCGGTCTTCTTCTCTCAGGAGGGGTTGATTCAACACTTCTTGCAGTTTGTCTTAAGCAGATCGCTGGGGCAGAGCGATTTACATGCTACTGTGCAGGCATAAGTGGTGCAAAAGACGTAGAATTTGCAAGAGAAGCAGCCAGGAAGCATGGATTAAATCTTTCTGTGATTGAGGTTGATACCGATGACGTAGAATCCTATCTGCCCGAAATTATTGAGCTTGTTGAGGATTCGAGTGCGATGAAGGCTGGTGTTGGTTTGCCGATTCTTATAGCAGCACGCAGGGCTAAAAAGGATGGAATAACAAAGATATTTGTTGGAAATGGAGCTGATGAGCTTTTTGGAGGATATGGAAGACACATTGAATCAAAAGATTTGAATAGAGATTGTTTCTCTGATATGCTCTCATATTATGAGCGAAATGGATACAGGGATGATGTAATAGCAGCAAATGAAGGCGTGGAGTTTTTGATGCCATTTCTCGATCCTGAACTCATCGAATACGCACTTAAAATCCCGCCAGAACTTAAAATAAGAGGTAACCTCCATAAAGTGATCCTGAGAGAGGTTGCAGTTGAAATTGGTCTCGATGAGGCATTTGCATTCAGGAAGAAGACTGCTGCACAGTATGGAAGTGGTTTTGACCGCACCATCGCAAAGCTTGCTCGTAAGAACGGTTACCGCTCAAAAAGCCAGTATCTCAGGCAATTTCTGGGAAGAGAGAATCTGAGACTTGGGGTGCTCTACAGCTCGGGAAAAGATAGTACGTACGCGATGTATCTGATGCAGATGCAGAACTATTCTGTGGAATGCCTGATCACACTCAGGAGCAAAAATCCTTCCTCCTACATGTTCCATACCCCTGCGATCGATCTTGTACCAGATCAGGCAAAGCTTCTTGGAATACCACTTATCATTGCAGAGACCGATGGAGAGGAGGGGTCTGAGCTTCAAGATCTTGAAAAAGCCCTGTTACAAGGGAGAGAAGAGTATAAGATTGAAGGGATTGTTACAGGTGCGCTCTACTCAAATTATCAGCGAGATCGGATCGAGATGATTGCAGATAGGCTTGGTTTGAAGGTCTTCTCACCGCTCTGGCATATCGATCAGGAACATGAGATGCGTGAGATCCTTAGAGCCGGGTTCAAGTTTATATTCACCGCCGTTGCAGCAGAAGGACTTGATGATTCGTGGATTGGACGGCAAATAGATGATACAGATATAGATCGTCTCGTTGAACTCAATGAGCGATATGGGATAAATATTGCGGGAGAGGGGGGTGAGTTTGAGAGCCTTGTTATTGCAGGTCCAAACTTCAAGGGTGAACTCGTAATCCAGGACTTTGAGATCATCGATGAAGGGATGGGGGCATGGCGAATGACCGTAAGACCCGGTGCAGGACGAAATTGA
- a CDS encoding DNA-binding protein, which translates to MKVLLDTSGLLMIRWVDIFAELERLGYLEYLVPQAVCDELEGLRKTLKGRDREMLNLVRLLLERCKVIEGKGKADDIILEIATREGVAVLTNDRELSERLREKGVRVVSLRQKKYLFERG; encoded by the coding sequence GTGAAAGTTCTCCTCGATACGAGCGGTCTTCTGATGATAAGGTGGGTTGACATCTTTGCTGAGCTTGAGCGATTGGGTTATCTTGAGTATCTTGTTCCCCAGGCAGTCTGTGATGAGCTCGAGGGACTGCGAAAAACACTCAAAGGTAGAGACAGAGAGATGTTGAACCTTGTCAGACTCCTTCTTGAAAGATGTAAAGTGATTGAAGGTAAAGGAAAAGCTGATGATATTATTCTCGAAATTGCTACACGGGAGGGGGTGGCAGTACTCACAAATGACCGTGAGCTTTCAGAGCGTCTGAGAGAGAAAGGAGTTCGTGTTGTATCACTCAGGCAGAAGAAGTACCTATTCGAGAGGGGGTGA